From a single Limisphaera ngatamarikiensis genomic region:
- the gltB gene encoding glutamate synthase large subunit has translation MSQEHHGSQAVRPPGYPQAQGLYDPRFEHEACGVGFVVHVKGKKSHNIVTDALTILENLRHRGACGCENNTGDGAGILLQMPHEFLQQACDEVGLRLPGEKQYGCGLVFLPPNREDRQRCEAAFVRVVEEEGLEFLGWRDVPTNNGNLGATARASEPYMRQVFIGRPSALKDDQAFERKLYVVRRVAEKRIRYGGEPWGRWFYVCSLSHRTLVYKGMLTAEQLRTYFPELSDPSMSSALALVHSRFSTNTFPSWDRAHPYRYIAHNGEINTLRGNINWLHAREALFRSQVFGDDLRKVLPVIAPDGSDSAMFDNCLELLVLAGRSLPHAVMMMIPEPWQHDPFMSPEKRAFYEFHRFLMEPWDGPASVSFTDGIRIGAVLDRNGLRPSRYYVTKDDLVILASEVGVLDVPAERIEYKGRLQPGRMLLVDTEQGRIVADEELKHSIATEKPYREWLDRYVLQLDDLPEAPAPARPPEPELVRLQRAFGYTFEDERMILVPMATDGVEPVGSMGNDTPLAVLSNKPQLLYNYFKQLFAQVTNPPIDYLREAIVTSTETALGREGNLLEPTPESCRFIKLEGPILTNEELAQIKNVQRPGFRAVTIPILFPAAEGARGLEQALEDLYRKADEAILDGANTLILSDRGLNAEWAPIPALLAISGLHHHLIRQGRRTLCSLVLESGEPREVHHFALLVGYGASAINPYLALDTLDKLLDAGLLQVDREKARKNYVKAVVKGILKVASKMGISTLQSYRGAQIFEAIGLNRKFVDKYFTWTPSRIEGIGLEEVARETLLRHQAAFVDRGDGTMALDPGGQYQWRADGEFHLFNPVTIHKLQQAVRNNDYQAFKEYSRAVDEQARNLCTLRGLFELKFAPKPIPLEEVEPIESIMRRFKSGAMSYGSISKEAHETLAIAMNRIGGKSNTGEGGEDPERYKPLPNGDSKNSAIKQVASGRFGVTSLYLVNAQEIQIKMAQGAKPGEGGQLPGHKVYPWIAKTRHSTPGVGLISPPPHHDIYSIEDLAQLIHDLKNANHEARISVKLVAEVGVGTIAAGVAKAHADVVLISGHDGGTGASPLTSIKHAGIPWELGLAETHQTLLLNNLRGRIAVEVDGQLKTGRDVVIAALLGAEEFGFATTALVSMGCIMMRVCHKNTCPVGVATQDPRLREHFMGKPEHVVNFMRFIAMEVRELMAKLGFRTLNNMIGRTDKLDVNRAIEHWKARGLDFSSIFYQPEVSPFVKRFCQDLQDHGLDQTMDRQILLRLCEPALERGEPVRAVLPIRNCHRVVGTMLGSEVTRRYGEAGLPEDTIRIHFKGSAGQSFGAFMPRGITFELEGDANDYFGKGLSGAKLIVRPPRGSTFAPEENIIIGNVALYGATSGEAYVCGVAGERFCVRNSGACAVVEGVGDHGCEYMTGGRVVILGRTGKNFAAGMSGGIAYVLDLDGDFPRRCNLDMVMLCRLEEEEEIAEVRRMIERHEEYTGSRRAATILVSWKDYLPRFVKVLPKDYARVLAAMRKVREAGLSGEEAIMAAFIENTKDAARIGGG, from the coding sequence ATGTCGCAGGAACATCATGGTTCGCAGGCGGTTCGCCCACCCGGGTACCCGCAGGCACAGGGTCTTTACGATCCACGTTTCGAACACGAAGCGTGCGGGGTCGGGTTTGTTGTCCATGTCAAGGGTAAGAAATCCCACAACATTGTCACGGACGCGCTGACCATTCTGGAAAACCTGCGGCATCGGGGCGCCTGCGGCTGCGAAAACAACACCGGCGACGGCGCGGGCATCCTGTTGCAAATGCCCCATGAATTTCTGCAGCAGGCCTGTGACGAAGTGGGCTTGCGATTGCCGGGGGAAAAGCAGTACGGCTGTGGCCTGGTGTTCCTGCCGCCCAACCGGGAGGATCGCCAGCGGTGTGAAGCCGCCTTTGTCCGCGTGGTGGAGGAGGAGGGATTGGAGTTCCTGGGTTGGCGAGATGTCCCGACCAATAATGGGAACCTCGGGGCCACGGCGCGGGCGTCTGAGCCTTACATGCGCCAGGTCTTCATCGGGCGGCCGTCGGCGTTGAAGGATGACCAGGCGTTCGAGCGCAAGCTCTACGTGGTTCGGCGGGTGGCGGAGAAGAGGATCCGTTACGGCGGTGAACCGTGGGGGCGGTGGTTTTACGTCTGCTCTCTTTCACATCGCACCCTGGTGTACAAGGGGATGCTGACGGCGGAGCAGCTCCGAACCTATTTCCCGGAGCTGAGCGATCCGTCCATGTCCAGTGCCCTGGCGCTGGTTCACTCCCGGTTCAGCACCAACACGTTTCCGAGTTGGGATCGGGCGCATCCGTACCGTTACATCGCTCACAACGGCGAGATCAATACGCTCCGGGGCAACATCAACTGGCTGCATGCCCGTGAGGCGCTGTTCCGGTCGCAGGTTTTCGGCGATGATTTGCGCAAGGTCCTGCCGGTGATTGCGCCGGACGGTAGCGACTCCGCCATGTTCGACAACTGCCTGGAGCTGTTGGTGTTGGCCGGGCGGAGCCTGCCCCATGCGGTGATGATGATGATCCCGGAGCCCTGGCAGCACGACCCCTTCATGAGCCCGGAGAAGCGGGCTTTCTACGAGTTCCACCGCTTCCTGATGGAACCGTGGGACGGACCGGCCTCGGTTTCCTTCACCGATGGCATCCGCATTGGGGCCGTTCTGGACCGCAACGGCTTGCGGCCCTCGCGATACTACGTGACCAAGGACGACCTGGTGATCCTGGCTTCCGAGGTGGGGGTGCTGGATGTGCCGGCCGAGAGGATTGAGTACAAGGGCCGGCTCCAGCCGGGCCGCATGTTGCTGGTGGACACGGAGCAAGGTCGGATCGTGGCGGATGAGGAACTCAAGCATTCCATTGCCACGGAAAAGCCCTATCGCGAGTGGCTGGACCGATACGTGCTTCAACTGGATGACCTGCCGGAGGCACCCGCCCCGGCGCGGCCACCCGAGCCCGAGCTGGTACGGTTGCAACGCGCGTTCGGTTACACCTTTGAGGACGAGCGCATGATTCTGGTGCCCATGGCCACCGATGGCGTCGAACCCGTTGGTTCCATGGGCAATGACACGCCGCTGGCGGTGCTGTCCAACAAACCCCAGCTGCTCTACAACTACTTCAAGCAGCTATTTGCCCAGGTCACCAACCCGCCGATCGACTACCTGCGGGAGGCCATTGTGACCTCAACGGAAACGGCCCTCGGCCGGGAGGGCAACCTGCTGGAGCCCACCCCCGAGAGCTGCCGTTTCATCAAGTTGGAAGGGCCCATCCTCACCAACGAGGAGCTGGCGCAGATCAAGAATGTGCAGCGCCCGGGCTTCCGCGCGGTGACAATCCCGATTCTCTTTCCCGCGGCCGAAGGGGCCCGGGGATTGGAACAGGCGCTGGAAGATCTATACCGCAAGGCCGACGAGGCCATTCTTGACGGTGCCAACACTCTCATCCTGTCCGATCGCGGCCTCAACGCCGAATGGGCGCCCATCCCGGCGCTGCTGGCCATCTCGGGGCTGCATCACCACCTGATCCGGCAGGGCCGGCGCACCCTGTGCAGTCTGGTACTGGAATCCGGCGAACCCCGGGAGGTGCATCATTTTGCGCTGCTGGTGGGCTACGGGGCCAGCGCCATCAACCCGTACCTGGCCCTGGACACTCTGGACAAGCTCCTGGACGCCGGGCTGCTCCAGGTGGACCGGGAGAAGGCGCGGAAGAACTACGTGAAGGCGGTCGTCAAGGGGATCCTCAAGGTCGCCTCCAAGATGGGGATCTCCACGCTCCAGAGCTATCGCGGCGCGCAGATCTTCGAGGCCATCGGATTGAACCGCAAGTTCGTGGACAAGTACTTCACCTGGACCCCGTCGCGGATTGAGGGGATCGGTCTGGAGGAGGTGGCGCGTGAGACGCTCCTCCGGCATCAGGCCGCGTTTGTGGACCGGGGGGACGGTACGATGGCCCTGGATCCGGGCGGGCAGTATCAGTGGCGTGCGGACGGTGAATTCCACCTGTTCAACCCCGTCACGATTCACAAACTCCAGCAGGCCGTGCGCAACAACGACTACCAGGCCTTCAAGGAGTATTCGCGCGCGGTGGACGAACAGGCACGGAACCTCTGCACGTTGCGCGGGTTGTTTGAACTCAAATTCGCGCCCAAGCCCATTCCGCTCGAGGAGGTCGAACCCATCGAGAGCATCATGCGCCGGTTCAAGTCGGGCGCCATGAGCTACGGTTCGATCAGCAAGGAGGCCCATGAGACCCTGGCCATTGCCATGAACCGCATTGGCGGCAAGAGCAACACGGGCGAGGGCGGCGAGGATCCCGAGCGGTACAAACCGTTGCCCAACGGCGACTCGAAGAACAGTGCCATCAAGCAGGTCGCCTCCGGGCGGTTCGGCGTCACGAGCCTCTACCTGGTCAACGCGCAGGAGATCCAGATCAAGATGGCTCAGGGCGCCAAGCCCGGTGAGGGCGGCCAGTTGCCGGGGCACAAGGTGTATCCGTGGATTGCCAAGACCCGGCACTCCACCCCCGGGGTGGGACTGATTTCCCCGCCGCCGCACCATGACATCTACTCCATCGAGGATCTGGCACAGCTGATCCACGACCTGAAGAACGCCAATCACGAGGCCCGGATCAGTGTGAAACTGGTGGCCGAGGTGGGTGTGGGCACCATTGCCGCGGGCGTGGCCAAGGCTCATGCCGATGTGGTCCTCATCAGTGGACACGACGGCGGGACCGGTGCGTCGCCGCTGACCTCGATCAAGCATGCGGGCATTCCCTGGGAGCTCGGCCTGGCCGAGACGCACCAGACGCTGTTGCTGAACAACCTGCGCGGCCGGATTGCCGTGGAGGTGGACGGGCAGCTCAAAACCGGGCGGGACGTGGTGATCGCAGCCCTTCTCGGGGCCGAGGAGTTTGGGTTTGCCACCACCGCGCTGGTCTCGATGGGCTGCATCATGATGCGGGTCTGCCACAAAAACACCTGCCCGGTGGGCGTGGCCACCCAGGATCCCCGCTTGCGGGAGCACTTCATGGGCAAGCCGGAGCACGTGGTGAACTTCATGCGCTTCATCGCCATGGAAGTGCGCGAGCTCATGGCCAAGCTCGGCTTCCGCACCCTGAACAACATGATCGGGCGGACCGACAAACTGGACGTCAACCGTGCCATCGAACACTGGAAGGCCCGCGGGCTCGACTTCTCCAGCATCTTCTATCAGCCCGAGGTCTCGCCCTTTGTAAAGCGATTCTGCCAGGATCTGCAGGATCACGGACTGGATCAGACGATGGATCGGCAGATCCTGCTGCGGCTGTGTGAACCGGCTCTGGAACGGGGCGAGCCGGTCCGGGCCGTGCTGCCCATCCGAAACTGCCACCGGGTGGTGGGCACCATGCTCGGCAGCGAGGTCACCCGCCGCTATGGCGAGGCCGGTCTGCCGGAGGACACCATCCGCATTCATTTCAAGGGCTCGGCCGGGCAGAGTTTCGGCGCCTTCATGCCGCGGGGGATCACCTTCGAGCTGGAGGGGGACGCCAACGACTACTTTGGCAAGGGATTGTCCGGCGCCAAGTTGATCGTTCGGCCCCCGCGCGGGTCCACGTTTGCGCCCGAAGAGAACATCATCATCGGCAACGTGGCCCTCTACGGTGCCACCAGCGGGGAGGCCTACGTCTGTGGCGTGGCCGGCGAGCGATTCTGCGTCCGGAACTCGGGTGCCTGCGCCGTGGTGGAGGGTGTGGGCGACCACGGCTGCGAGTACATGACCGGCGGCCGCGTGGTGATCCTGGGACGGACGGGCAAGAATTTCGCCGCCGGGATGTCGGGCGGCATCGCCTATGTCCTGGACCTGGACGGGGATTTCCCGCGCCGGTGCAACCTCGACATGGTGATGCTGTGCCGGCTGGAAGAGGAGGAGGAGATTGCCGAGGTGCGCCGCATGATCGAGCGGCACGAGGAATACACCGGCAGCCGCCGGGCCGCCACGATCCTGGTATCGTGGAAGGATTATCTGCCGCGATTCGTCAAGGTCCTGCCCAAGGACTACGCCCGGGTTTTGGCCGCCATGCGCAAGGTGCGCGAAGCCGGGCTCAGCGGCGAGGAAGCCATCATGGCGGCATTCATCGAAAACACCAAGGACGCCGCCCGGATCGGTGGCGGTTGA